In a genomic window of Glycine max cultivar Williams 82 chromosome 13, Glycine_max_v4.0, whole genome shotgun sequence:
- the LOC100809358 gene encoding uncharacterized protein: MRRGGEGENMAVPQLTSSSSTRRLSLRTTRPDPFLSLCKCFSFVVVLSAILCIAVNVLSAIRSFKHQSDIFDGIFRCYAVFLACFVVLAETEWNFIIKFWKVLEYWVGRGMLQIFVAVMTRAFPDYSGERKELVIFQGIACYMLLACGSIYVVSGILCVGLLKRSRQKQEISREQAEKDLQELERRREELEQLLITE; this comes from the exons ATGCGTAGAGGAGGTGAGGGAGAGAACATGGCAGTGCCTCAACTAACTTCAAGTTCCAGCACGAGAAGATTGAGCCTAAGAACAACGAGACCAGACCCTTTCTTGTCGCTGTGCAAATGCTTCAGCTTCGTTGTCGTTCTCTCTGCCATTCTCTGCATCGCCGTTAACGTCCTCTCTGCTATTCGCTCCTTCAAACACCAATCCGAT ATTTTCGATGGCATATTTCGGTGTTACGCGGTCTTCCTAGCGTGTTTCGTGGTTCTGGCTGAGACGGAATGGAACTTCATCATCAAGTTCTGGAAG GTTCTGGAGTATTGGGTTGGCAGGGGTATGCTGCAGATTTT TGTAGCAGTCATGACTAGGGCATTCCCTGACTATAGTGGGGAGCGAAAAGAACTTGTAATTTTCCAGGGCATAGCGTGCTATATGCTTCTTGCTTGTGGCTCAATTTATGTTGTGTCG GGAATCCTTTGCGTTGGTTTACTGAAACGTTCTCGCCAGAAGCAAGAGATCTCTAGAGAGCAAGCAGAAAAGGATCTTCAG GAGTTGGAACGGCGTAGAGAAGAACTTGAACAACTGCTTATAACAGAATAG
- the LOC100817897 gene encoding uncharacterized protein At4g38062 — translation MDNVYAELDDAKAEVEKLKAECRLKTQLFDGLKKDRAEEFLKFQETKKLAEVQARELDLKSEEIHELKKILEDLKSSLQEKETHIAHLSSENKKIQVSSADRLLKLEESNRELGLALDEVRARNDSLEQNACASSKEVSSLKELLLAAEKKCSEAEEKAQEATMLKRRDDVILQLEEENISMKDKIKWRNEQFKHLEEAHEKLQVELRLSKEEWDKERSVLLEEMSSLQVSLDSQTRNVEGLQSRLEMCNHALAHEESKRKLLEAEFSEFKSSFENVFSQCEEKKSEIQQLTILRNDEIAQLRNSLGEKEMVVRELERKIVRLEQDNKELGDLLKELREAQINNGGANSLTSKLRNKLRRLEEVHKNCASILKSKESQCGDQVAKMEADIVTFKSTLANKEQEIRELQMELENCYYAIEENRLGLLIFKSVLVETYSKSFRGREDSYKAFDVKENENMLLISTEQLGVKDKSLKTMTQASQQHSLLEEELKQKKKKLEESYEGQLILEEQLLQMEYTLQYEKSAAFEALEVLEHEIAGKNDEISRLDREVQDWKSTAETLKVSYEEIQGTSKKMEASLLSHIENEKALNQANENLLCVLKDKERKTEDLLLQIGLLESCNAEKMKEAERCKQENKGLIQIVEERECCIKDLQKDIAVKCLKQESMEKELKDAIHAQLDAEKALKQEKEILLKIKDKKDQTIDHLQGLATTSEQDLLGALCFSFSKQVEKWVEVSVLRDALKNVEYLAKLEIEERNMRIEKSEESIFHLKQEAEQLQASLEAMKFENENLTDKQQTMEFMITELKFENGNLLQDIMNLSTERGDMLAQFEDIFGRIGELSSGDMQLTEMLGEVLNTSEDENKIEMGSVVCDNPHESARDRANSLLFLPTTKKTEENFDGRSPLREVNSLHM, via the coding sequence ATGGACAATGTGTATGCTGAGTTAGACGATGCCAAAGCAGAAGTGGAGAAGCTCAAGGCTGAATGCCGACTCAAAACACAACTTTTCGACGGTTTGAAGAAAGATCGTGCCGAAGAATTTCTCAAATTTCAAGAAACTAAGAAGCTGGCTGAGGTACAGGCACGTGAGCTCGATCTCAAGTCTGAGGAGATCCATGAACTGAAGAAGATTCTAGAAGATCTCAAGTCTAGTTTGCAGGAAAAGGAAACACACATTGCACATTTGAGTTCGGAGAATAAAAAGATCCAAGTCAGTTCTGCTGACAGGTTGCTCAAATTGGAGGAAAGTAATAGAGAGTTGGGGTTGGCTTTAGATGAAGTGAGAGCAAGAAATGATTCTCTGGAGCAGAATGCCTGTGCCAGCAGTAAAGAAGTTTCTAGCCTTAAGGAACTCTTGTTGGCTGCAGAGAAGAAGTGTTCAGAAGCAGAGGAAAAAGCGCAGGAAGCTACAATGCTGAAACGGAGAGATGATGTGATACTGCAACTGGAGGAAGAGAATATCAGCATGAAAGATAAGATTAAATGGAGGAATGAACAGTTTAAACATCTCGAAGAAGCACATGAAAAGCTTCAAGTCGAGTTACGATTGAGCAAGGAGGAGTGGGACAAGGAGAGATCTGTGTTGCTTGAGGAAATGTCTTCATTGCAGGTTAGCTTGGATTCTCAAACAAGAAATGTGGAGGGACTTCAATCACGTTTGGAGATGTGTAACCATGCATTGGCTCATGAAGAGAGCAAGAGGAAACTCCTGGAGGCTGAATTTTCTGAATTCAAATCTAGCTTTGAGAATGTTTTCAGTCAATGTGAGGAAAAGAAGTCAGAGATACAACAATTGACCATTCTGAGAAATGATGAGATAGCACAGCTGAGAAACTCACTAGGAGAGAAAGAGATGGTGGTGAGAGAACTAGAACGTAAAATTGTTCGACTTGAACAAGATAATAAGGAATTGGGAGATTTACTTAAAGAACTCAGGGAAGCTCAGATCAATAATGGTGGAGCAAATTCATTGACATCAAAGCTCCGCAACAAGCTTAGACGGTTGGAAGAGGTGCATAAAAACTGTGCCTCAATTCTCAAGTCTAAAGAATCTCAATGTGGTGATCAAGTGGCAAAGATGGAAGCAGATATTGTTACTTTCAAGTCTACACTGGCCAACAAAGAACAAGAAATAAGAGAGCTTCAGATGGAATTGGAAAATTGTTATTATGCCATTGAAGAGAATCGCTTGGGACTCTTGATCTTTAAATCTGTACTTGTTGAGACTTACTCCAAATCATTCAGGGGCAGGGAAGACTCTTATAAAGCATTTGATGtcaaagagaatgaaaatatgCTTCTAATTTCTACAGAGCAATTGGGAGTGAAAGACAAGTCTCTAAAAACTATGACACAAGCTTCACAACAACATTCTCTGTTGGAGGAAGagcttaaacaaaaaaagaaaaagcttgaggaatcatATGAGGGTCAACTAATCTTGGAAGAACAACTACTGCAGATGGAATACACCCTACAATATGAAAAAAGTGCAGCATTTGAGGCTTTAGAAGTGCTGGAACATGAAATAGCCGGTAAAAATGATGAAATATCTCGATTAGATCGTGAAGTACAGGATTGGAAGTCTACTGCTGAAACCCTCAAAGTTTCCTATGAAGAAATTCAGGGAACTAGTAAAAAGATGGAAGCTTCCCTTCTATCACATATTGAGAATGAGAAAGCCCTTAACCAGGCCAATGAAAACCTGCTCTGTGTTCTCAAGGATAAGGAGAGAAAAACTGAAGACCTACTACTGCAGATTGGTTTATTGGAAAGTTGCAATGCAGAGAAAATGAAGGAAGCAGAAAGATGTAAGCAAGAGAACAAGGGTCTTATTCAAATTGTAGAGGAGAGGGAATGTTGCATAAAGGATCTTCAAAAAGATATAGCCGTCAAATGCTTGAAGCAAGAATCCAtggaaaaagaattaaaagatgCAATTCATGCACAGCTGGATGCAGAGAAAGCCCTCAAGCAGGAGAAAGAAATTCTTTTGAAGATTAAAGACAAGAAAGATCAAACTATAGATCACCTTCAGGGGCTAGCTACAACATCAGAGCAAGATTTGTTAGGTGCGCTGTGCTTTTCCTTCTCAAAACAAGTGGAAAAGTGGGTCGAGGTCAGTGTGCTTAGGGACGCATTGAAAAATGTAGAATACCTGGCAAAGCtagaaattgaagaaaggaaCATGAGAATAGAGAAATCAGAAGAATCAATCTTCCATTTAAAACAAGAAGCAGAGCAGCTTCAAGCATCACTGGAAGCCATGaagtttgaaaatgaaaatttgacaGATAAACAGCAGACCATGGAATTCATGATAACAGAGCTCAAGTTTGAGAACGGAAATTTGCTGCAAGACATCATGAACTTATCGACAGAAAGGGGAGATATGTTGGCACAATTTGAAGACATCTTTGGTAGAATTGGAGAGTTGTCTAGTGGGGATATGCAATTGACGGAGATGTTGGGGGAGGTGTTGAATACTTctgaagatgaaaataaaatagaaatgggTTCAGTAGTTTGTGACAATCCACATGAGTCTGCTAGAGATAGGGCAAATagtcttctttttcttcccacAACTAAAAAAACTGAAGAAAATTTTGATGGGCGATCGCCACTGAGAGAGGTTAATAGTTTGCATATGTAG